One part of the Aspergillus luchuensis IFO 4308 DNA, chromosome 5, nearly complete sequence genome encodes these proteins:
- a CDS encoding Zn(II)2Cys6 transcription factor domain-containing protein (COG:S;~EggNog:ENOG410PNA6;~InterPro:IPR036864,IPR001138;~PFAM:PF00172;~TransMembrane:2 (o239-257i361-381o);~go_function: GO:0000981 - DNA-binding transcription factor activity, RNA polymerase II-specific [Evidence IEA];~go_function: GO:0008270 - zinc ion binding [Evidence IEA];~go_process: GO:0006355 - regulation of transcription, DNA-templated [Evidence IEA]): MVGVPGQYGGCATCRRRKKGCDRKTPFCTQCVQARLVCEGYSRNYSVWVNSTDGENRKYTKCTGRVQSCRRGAPEITLHESLARSTREVTYVGLYLAAFLPNGRLFTKEAAQISSAGWLRHLDKLCRSEKTLRFITLAHGLSMLATRDNDSQLKFKGIQAHSIALQEMRTALRDPQRASGDGILAAIRLFRFYEILYGAESRGSDKENPTLQIKGYYAHTDGEMALFMNRGWQKDWSEAGMYLLVSGRIVSFILGVGRRKRSPFSDNNWMSAPWKYRTKSLLDGLTDILVQVPGLLEELDTIRASPIAERSLRGWENLLGECIRIEQMLLAWKETMGDKLQTFDYSQSGNPPKMPQVDRDFALLHMSCLYWSCCILLYTTIHMAANEAHQGPSFTYFLTIPFSSPGCPNYRNERNPTLHAHRIIYTIPLSHGPYAGGYGALCSTFPLGMALRYLAVAHLFPHEGGDTQGVHKLSQELVSQPFMKAYTARFVGHLHKVDVPGQSLQDIAGWYGVELRMRRWWFGPMLDHNLGAI; encoded by the exons ATGGTCGGCGTGCCCGGTCAATATGGTGGGTGTGCGACATGTCGCAGGAGGAAAAAAGGC TGCGACAGGAAGACCCCTTTTTGTACCCAGTGCGTTCAAGCTAGGCTCGTATGCGAGGGCTACTCTCGCAACTATTCGGTCTGGGTCAACTCGACAGACGGCGAGAATCGCAAGTACACCAAGTGTACCGGCCGCGTACAATCTTGTAGACGCGGGGCTCCAGAAATCACCCTGCACGAGTCGCTGGCGAGAAGTACCAGAGAGGTTACTTACGTGGGTCTTTATCTGGCAGCGTTCTTACCAAATGGTCGCCTCTTCACCAAGGAGGCCGCGCAAATATCCTCTGCGGGGTGGCTAAGACACCTTGACAAATTATGTCGGTCTGAGAAAACTCTGCGCTTCATTACCCTTGCTCACGGGCTGTCAATGCTGGCTACGAGAGACAACGACAGCCAGCTGAAGTTCAAGGGCATCCAGGCACACAGCATAGCGCTGCAGGAAATGCGCACAGCCCTGCGGGATCCACAAAGGGCCTCGGGAGATGGGATCTTGGCCGCTATTCGGCTGTTCCGCTTTTATGAG ATTCTCTATGGCGCCGAGTCCCGTGGTTCGGACAAAGAAAACCCTACCCTTCAGATCAAGGGGTACTACGCCCATACTGACGGTGAAATGGCCTTGTTCATGAACAGGGGCTGGCAGAAGGATTGGAGCGAAGCTGGAATGTACTTACTCGTAAGCGGCCGGATTGTGTCA TTCATTCTAGGCGTCGGACGAAGAAAGCGTTCGCCCTTCAGCGACAACAACTGGATGTCAGCACCCTGGAAATACAGAACAAAGTCCCTACTTGATGGTCTGACTGACATTCTGGTTCAAGTTCCGGGTTTactggaagagctggatACCATTAGAGCATCTCCCATTGCGGAGCGTAGTCTACGTGGCTGGGAAAACTTGCTTGGCGAATGTATCCGCATCGAGCAAATGTTACTTGCCTGGAAGGAAACCATGGGAGACAAGCTGCAGACCTTTGATTACTCTCAATCGGGGAATCCCCCCAAGATGCCACAGGTGGACAGGGACTTTGCATTGTTGCACATGAGCTGTCTCTATTGGAGCTGCTGTATCCTCCTATACACGACAATCCATATGGCTGCGAATGAGGCGCATCAGGGTCCAAGCTTCACATACTTCTTAAcaattcccttttcttctccaggaTGCCCCAACTACCGCAATGAGCGGAACCCGACTTTGCACGCCCACAGGATAATTTACACCATACCTTTATCACATGGGCCTTATGCCGGAGGCTATGGAGCACTGTGTTCAACGTTTCCGCTAGGCATGGCGCTCCGTTATCTCGCGGTGGCTCATCTTTTCCCGCACGAGGGTGGTGACACCCAAGGCGTGCACAAACTCTCACAAGAACTAGTTTCACAACCGTTCATGAAGGCGTATACCGCACGTTTTGTTGGTCATCTACACAAGGTCGACGTACCAGGGCAATCTCTACAAGACATAGCTGGATGGTATGGGGTAGAactgaggatgaggagatggtggtttGGCCCTATGCTTGACCACAACCTCGGTGCTATATAG
- a CDS encoding uncharacterized protein (COG:S;~EggNog:ENOG410PW15) codes for MSPVERCLQRPPLPGNKGNDAVSLEVLKLLKGGDGHNLQVFTVRLIALNSQTLPKDGTELVAKIYDPLYFDDEEGYLNPFLCMDKHYTHEANAYEALAEF; via the coding sequence aTGAGTCCAGTCGAACGATGTCTTCAGCGACCCCCGTTACCCGGGAATAAAGGGAATGATGCTGTTAGCCTGGAAGTCCTTAAGCTTCTAAAAGGGGGTGATGGCCACAACTTGCAAGTATTCACTGTCCGGCTAATCGCGTTGAACTCTCAAACACTTCCAAAGGATGGCACAGAACTTGTTGCAAAGATATATGACCCGCTTtattttgatgatgaggaaggttATCTCAACCCATTTCTCTGTATGGACAAACACTACACCCACGAAGCCAATGCGTATGAAGCCCTTGCCGAGTTCTAA
- a CDS encoding ankyrin repeat domain-containing protein (COG:M;~EggNog:ENOG410PRDD;~InterPro:IPR002110,IPR036770,IPR020683;~PFAM:PF13857,PF12796,PF00023,PF13637,PF13606;~go_function: GO:0005515 - protein binding [Evidence IEA]), with the protein MNAQPASSSASSSTWSEIYQVPGRTSRDILLRARELCLHGDIQQFRDLLDSAQSSSENFHIDDFGIIMGQAVEQDNVDFMRALVDHGFPTHSIYARSATRCRSKNALAFLIEKGLDINEPMCDTQPPILGIAVENEEMVSWLLDHGADPNKRTFIDVSPLSWAVERAPISTIRLMLDYCQNIQPGQLLHHAVHRDADTIEVLEMLIQKGAPLNTPVHEDLPTFSVLCFMSLGTPLHRASELGRVDVVRYLLSKGADQDVRDSRGLTAIQLAARLNQQAVVEVVQRRENGGNPVYHP; encoded by the exons ATGAACGCGCAACCTGCTTCAAGTTCGGCTTCGTCTTCCACCTGGAGTGAGATTTATCAAGTTCCGGGCCGGACCTCTCGGGACATCCTTCTGAGAGCAAGAGAACTATGCCTTCATGGGGATATCCAACAATTCCGCGACCTCCTCGACTCGGCGCAATCGTCGTCAGAGAACTTCCATATAGATGACTTTGGTATTATCATGGGGCAGGCTGTGGAACAAGACAACGTGGATTTCATGCGGGCGCTCGTGGATCATGGTTTCCCCACACATTCTATCTACGCACGGAGCGCAACTAGGTGCAGATCCAAGAATGCGCTCGCTTTCCTTATTGAAAAAGGATTGGATATCAACGAGCCAATGTGCGACACCCAACCCCCCATCCTAGG AATTGCCGTAGAAAACGAAGAGATGGTATCTTGGCTTTTGGATCATGGTGCCGATCCCAATAAGCGTACATTCATAGACGTTTCCCCGCTTTCGTGGGCTGTTGAAAGAGCCCCCATTTCCACTATCCGCCTAATGTTGGATTATTGCCAGAATATCCAGCCAGGCCAGCTGCTTCATCATGCTGTTCACCGCGATGCTGACACTATTGAAGTGTTGGAAATGTTAATTCAAAAGGGAGCGCCTTTGAACACTCCTGTGCACGAGGACCTCCCAACCTTCTCGGTTTTGTGTTTTATGTCACTAGGAACACCTCTGCACCGGGCATCTGAGCTCGGAAGAGTGGATGTGGTACGCTACCTCCTTAGCAAAGGAGCCGACCAGGATGTGAGAGACAGTAGAGGACTTACAGCTATTCAGCTGGCTGCTAGATTGAATCAGCAAGCAGTGGTTGAGGTGGTGCAGAGGCGTGAAAACGGCGGAAACCCCGTTTACCACCCCTAA
- a CDS encoding putative oxidoreductase, FAD-binding (COG:S;~EggNog:ENOG410PI7F;~InterPro:IPR001433,IPR017938,IPR012349,IPR039261;~PFAM:PF00175;~TransMembrane:1 (o508-527i);~go_function: GO:0016491 - oxidoreductase activity [Evidence IEA];~go_process: GO:0055114 - oxidation-reduction process [Evidence IEA]), translating into MAIPALQGWHPGEVAIQCQLGYATAVSSHWTAVENQLREQHQLFHTSRLPFIPLTTTDADGRPWAGIVAGSTGTVGFVDSSSLKSLVFRARLWDGDPMLETLREWTPLEDDQTKGPILQERLLTAGLGIEFSTRRRNKFAGKIDMVKARSDLDYDFRVDITEALGNCPKYINVRQLGPYPRAKPHIVYQSLHMAPTEDLPDEVIDMIKSADTVFVATIHRTDPASAAMFPSHAGMNSRGGFPGFLRVRPSDRRSIVLPDYSGNRFMSSLGNIESSGLAGFTIISFTTGDILYLTGTARNLVGLSALEMMFRHAAVTVLETTGFTLVRNALPLRQRNGSEVGRSPYTPKVKYLVEEGGTYGGGMQGHKAVLETGMQLSNDLAVFRFKVVSESGVQPLRLRPGQAIVLDFMDWIGPPQYQHMADSAPGSINDDRVRTWTVSSAHEGIDVTWFELTMREMKGGVVTTALFNLLRMSPPNRQDYPVSLKGNVVSDIVGVTGDFALNKEEVNLLLVAGGIGVTPFLAMLNALSKREKAARGDIVLVLSTREPDTMLTLIRRAIGKVPPTVTVKIDLFTSRPLDLDTRTLEHENTSLSVFEGRVGPEYWKTSAREKEVFICGPKAFADAAEEGLRAIGVPSEKIQREGFY; encoded by the exons ATGGCTATTCCCGCCCTTCAAGGCTGGCACCCCGGCGAAGTCGCCATCCAATGCCAGCTGGGTTACGCGACCGCCGTGTCATCTCACTGGACTGCGGTCGAAAACCAACTCCGTGAACAACATCAATTATTTCACACTTCAAGACtgccattcattcctctGACGACTACGGATGCCGATGGACGGCCCTGGGCAGGAATCGTAGCAGGATCAACAGGAACAGTCGGGTTCGTAGACAGTTCAAGCTTAAAGTCGTTGGTTTTCCGAGCACGATTATGGGACGGAGATCCAATGTTAGAAACGCTCCGGGAGTGGACACCGCTAGAAGATGATCAAACCAAAGGCCCAATATTGCAGGAGAGGTTACTGACGGCTGGGTTGGGGATTGAGTTTTCCACCCGGAGAAGGAACAAGTTCGCCGGGAAGATTGACATGGTGAAGGCGAGGTCAGACCTGGATTATGATTTTCGTGTTGACATCACCGAGGCGTTGGG TAATTGTCCGAAGTATATCAATGTACGTCAACTCGGTCCATACCCACGGGCGAAACCACACATTGTATACCAATCACTGCATATGGCACCGACGGAGGACTTACCTGACGAAGTAATCGATATGATAAAATCCGCCGACACAGTCTTCGTGGCAACGATACACAGAACCGACCCCGCCTCCGCAGCAATGTTCCCTTCACACGCGGGCATGAACTCTCGTGGCGGCTTCCCGGGGTTTCTACGGGTGAGGCCATCAGATCGACGGAGCATTGTGTTGCCTGATTACTCTGGAAACAGATTCATGAGTAGTCTTGGCAACATTGAGTCGAGCGGATTAGCGGGCTTTACGATCATTTCGTTCACAACGGGTGACATCCTGTACTTGACCGGTACAGCAAGGAATTTGGTGGGGCTATCTGCCCTCGAAATGATGTTTAGACATGCGGCGGTTACTGTTCTGGAAACTACAGGGTTTACGCTTGTGCGAAATGCGCTTCCCTTGCGACAGCGCAATGGATCGGAGGTCGGGCGGAGCCCCTACACTCCCAAAGTCAAATATCTGgtcgaagaaggaggaacgTACGGGGGTGGAATGCAAGGGCACAAGGCAGTGCTTGAAACAGGTATGCAACTTTCTAATGACTTGGCTGTCTTCAGGTTCAAGGTCGTGTCTGAAAGCGGCGTTCAGCCGTTAAGGCTCCGGCCGGGTCAAGCTATCGTCCTCGATTTTATGGACTGGATAGGTCCACCGCAGTACCAGCATATGGCGGATTCGGCACCTGGGTCAATAAATGATGACCGTGTGCGAACCTGGACAGTATCTAGTGCGCACGAGGGTATTGATGTTACATGGTTTGAATTAACAATGCGGGAAATGAAGGGTGGCGTTGTGACAACGGCCCTTTTCAATCTGCTTAGGATGTCCCCTCCCAATAGGCAGGATTATCCTGTTTCTCTAAAGGGTAATGTCGTCTCAGATATCGTAGGGGTCACTGGGGATTTCGCATTGAATAAAGAGGAGGTCAACCTGCTCCTGGTTGCTGGTGGAATCGGGGTGACACCCTTTCTGGCCATGCTGAATGCCTTGAGTAAGCGCGAGAAGGCTGCGCGAGGCGACATTGTGCTCGTGTTATCAACAAGAGAGCCAGATACCATGCTCACCCTGATCAGACGGGCTATTGGTAAGGTTCCACCGACCGTCACGGTAAAAATAGATCTGTTCACCAGCCGCCCCCTCGACCTGGATACTAGGACTTTGGAGCATGAAAATACAAGCCTCTCGGTATTTGAAGGTAGAGTTGGACCGGAATATTGGAAAACGAGCGccagagaaaaagaagtgtTCATATGTGGCCCGAAGGCATTCGCAGACGCTGCTGAGGAAGGATTGCGGGCTATTGGTGTACCAAGTGAAAAGATCCAAAGGGAGGGATTTTATTAG